A stretch of Campylobacter showae DNA encodes these proteins:
- a CDS encoding BON domain-containing protein, translating to MKKLFARFFLKNILIFSPIFFLGGCLELFTTVTPLTGINVYDAYQISKDERGIYAITKDKFIKTKIQTKILASSGLSNLNVDVESFYGDVYLIGVVPDSEHKTKLVELAKNTDGVSKIYTYIRLPSDGGECESNLAIMLKLKNNFFKDSIISGTSVRVSVVQCNVVFTGIITDIEQEKHAIWYAKHIDGVRDIYSFLKVMKE from the coding sequence ATGAAAAAGCTATTTGCGCGATTTTTTTTAAAAAACATCCTCATTTTTTCGCCGATTTTTTTCCTCGGCGGTTGTCTTGAGCTCTTTACGACCGTGACGCCGCTAACGGGCATAAACGTCTACGACGCCTACCAGATCAGCAAAGACGAACGCGGCATATATGCGATAACGAAAGATAAATTTATAAAAACAAAAATCCAGACTAAAATTTTAGCCTCAAGCGGGCTTAGCAACCTAAACGTGGATGTCGAGAGCTTTTACGGTGACGTGTATCTCATCGGCGTGGTGCCTGACTCCGAGCACAAAACCAAACTAGTAGAGCTAGCCAAAAACACCGACGGCGTGAGTAAAATTTACACCTATATTCGCCTTCCTAGCGACGGCGGCGAATGCGAAAGCAACCTCGCCATAATGCTAAAACTAAAAAATAATTTTTTTAAAGACAGCATAATCAGTGGCACAAGCGTGAGAGTAAGCGTAGTGCAATGCAATGTCGTATTTACCGGCATCATCACCGATATCGAGCAGGAAAAACACGCGATCTGGTATGCCAAACACATCGACGGAGTGCGGGACATTTACTCTTTCCTTAAGGTTATGAAAGAGTAG
- a CDS encoding PAS domain S-box protein, with the protein MASSSASKFPLARAVLGRIYAVFLATAVFLICAASFGLNLKFEGVKEDIYAANSNFKTFIKERAVNIDNELKLIERYIEAPDFDQKAIFDFAVKNNNEYMAFFIVNERGEIEFISDEKLRDTYSEFFLSKPWENEPEDKILRSEFMFDKSDVPTRLAAKKMKNGKILATLIRFTAIYEEFARGYERIGVNSFAIDKSGRIVFHQDPELVLERKTIFDLYDVSADYLNSDEVKFANLGSLNSEIYYIQSIPRIGLAVVSSYPVDKFIKENLLFLLICVAFLAAGGFFTFSYTKFVKNSVIKPVLSIKNLVAKAGDGEEIKAYAKFGSVEEFDQISDEIVKFYGDFGEKKAKFEEYSRKFGFLFEKGPFILLLIDAKSGRIVEASARACEFYGFSEEAIKSKNLAELNASNLTDMKTQQEGEGEIYETNHFAAGGEIRQVRIYKQNYELPGGEKIGFCVVKDVTKSNILKKNAQKQSEIDAHSPLFSVVWKDRFIGDISSVSDNIERALGYKKSEILSNEFEFKNIIHPDDRDMLANEFNIKFSLFNAASLKKENESLQSCRLIRKNLEVINCSVFIKFISKDGRIVDEVIGYFIESKLAANLTAKTGMEIARLNDDKEGAYKNTILSLFANAQEAVAVVGLDGVFLDANETFCKISGYSKEEAIGKPSNLLKSGVHDDNFYEHMWKRLLKKGFYSGEIYNKRKSGEIYLEQLSIATVYSGSKPSYFVAAFHELPWVEPEIKQNESKAKEQE; encoded by the coding sequence TTGGCTAGTTCATCCGCCTCCAAATTTCCTCTCGCACGCGCCGTTTTGGGCAGAATATATGCGGTGTTTTTGGCTACCGCCGTATTTCTGATATGCGCTGCTAGCTTTGGGTTAAATTTAAAATTTGAAGGCGTAAAAGAGGATATTTACGCTGCAAATTCTAACTTTAAAACTTTCATCAAAGAACGCGCCGTAAATATAGATAACGAACTTAAACTTATCGAAAGATATATTGAAGCACCCGATTTTGACCAAAAAGCGATCTTTGACTTTGCCGTAAAAAATAATAACGAATATATGGCCTTTTTTATCGTAAACGAACGCGGCGAGATAGAGTTTATCAGCGATGAAAAATTACGCGATACGTACTCTGAGTTTTTTCTCTCAAAGCCTTGGGAAAACGAGCCTGAGGATAAAATTTTAAGATCTGAGTTTATGTTTGATAAAAGCGACGTACCGACAAGACTCGCCGCAAAAAAGATGAAAAACGGCAAAATCTTAGCAACGCTCATACGCTTTACGGCGATTTACGAGGAGTTTGCGCGCGGATACGAGAGGATAGGCGTAAATTCGTTTGCGATAGATAAAAGCGGTAGGATCGTATTTCACCAAGACCCCGAGCTGGTTTTAGAGCGCAAAACCATCTTTGATCTTTACGACGTGAGTGCGGACTACCTAAACAGCGACGAAGTAAAATTTGCAAATTTAGGCTCTCTAAACAGCGAAATTTATTATATTCAAAGTATCCCAAGGATCGGTTTGGCCGTGGTTTCAAGCTATCCTGTGGATAAATTTATAAAAGAAAATTTACTATTTTTACTAATCTGCGTCGCATTTTTAGCCGCAGGCGGATTTTTTACCTTTTCTTACACCAAATTTGTCAAAAACTCGGTCATAAAGCCCGTTTTATCTATCAAAAATTTAGTCGCAAAAGCCGGCGACGGCGAGGAGATCAAAGCATACGCGAAATTTGGCTCGGTAGAAGAATTTGATCAAATCTCGGACGAGATCGTCAAATTTTACGGAGATTTCGGCGAGAAAAAGGCGAAATTTGAGGAGTATTCGCGTAAATTCGGATTTTTGTTTGAAAAAGGACCTTTTATCTTGCTGTTAATCGACGCAAAAAGCGGTAGGATCGTCGAGGCGAGCGCGAGAGCGTGCGAGTTTTACGGATTTAGCGAGGAAGCGATAAAAAGCAAAAATTTAGCCGAGCTAAACGCGTCAAATTTGACCGATATGAAAACGCAGCAAGAAGGCGAAGGAGAAATTTACGAAACGAACCATTTTGCCGCGGGCGGCGAGATAAGGCAGGTGCGCATCTACAAACAAAACTACGAGTTACCCGGCGGCGAAAAGATTGGCTTTTGCGTCGTAAAGGATGTTACGAAGAGCAACATTTTAAAGAAAAACGCGCAAAAGCAAAGCGAGATAGACGCGCACTCGCCGCTATTTAGCGTGGTTTGGAAGGACCGTTTTATAGGCGATATATCAAGCGTTTCTGACAATATCGAGCGCGCGCTGGGATACAAAAAAAGCGAAATACTATCAAACGAATTCGAGTTTAAAAACATCATCCATCCAGATGACCGAGATATGCTCGCGAACGAATTTAACATCAAATTTAGCCTATTTAACGCGGCTTCGCTCAAAAAAGAGAACGAGTCGCTGCAGTCTTGCAGACTGATAAGGAAAAATCTAGAGGTCATAAACTGCAGCGTATTTATCAAATTTATCTCAAAAGACGGCAGAATCGTGGACGAGGTGATCGGGTATTTTATCGAGAGCAAGCTGGCGGCAAATTTGACCGCAAAAACCGGCATGGAGATAGCGCGACTAAACGACGACAAAGAGGGCGCATATAAAAATACGATTTTAAGCCTATTTGCAAACGCGCAAGAAGCCGTCGCCGTAGTCGGGTTAGACGGCGTATTTTTAGACGCTAACGAAACCTTTTGCAAGATAAGCGGCTATTCCAAAGAAGAAGCCATCGGCAAGCCGTCGAATTTACTAAAATCAGGCGTGCATGATGATAATTTTTACGAACACATGTGGAAGAGGTTGTTGAAAAAAGGCTTTTATAGTGGCGAAATTTATAATAAGCGTAAAAGTGGCGAAATTTATCTCGAGCAGCTTAGTATCGCGACCGTTTATAGCGGCTCAAAGCCTAGCTACTTCGTAGCTGCGTTTCACGAGTTGCCGTGGGTAGAGCCTGAGATAAAACAGAATGAATCAAAAGCAAAGGAGCAAGAGTGA
- a CDS encoding ATP phosphoribosyltransferase regulatory subunit codes for MSEFDASVYEHEIPSGTRLYFGQSAKLKRKIERAASEILEKNGFHEIVTPFFSYHQHLSVQPTALVRFSDHENHQISLRADSTVDVVRIVLRRLKDTEPKRWFYIQPVFKYPSAEIYQIGAELIGESDLATSVKIAKKLFESFDLAPVLQISHIAIPQIVCRLLNLPISIFEYGEIEKILNQNEEWLKRLAFVNTVTDIDEILSIVPDEIKTALLEIKELAQAVKYENLRIVPLYYSKMRYYDKLFFRFLGGNAVLSGGGNYEIEGIKSSGFGVYTDALIENLDQKERV; via the coding sequence GTGAGCGAATTTGACGCGAGCGTTTACGAGCACGAAATACCAAGCGGCACGAGGCTGTATTTCGGACAAAGCGCGAAACTAAAAAGAAAGATCGAGCGCGCGGCGAGCGAAATTTTGGAGAAAAACGGATTTCACGAGATCGTGACGCCATTTTTCTCGTATCATCAGCACCTAAGCGTGCAGCCGACGGCTCTGGTGCGCTTTAGCGATCACGAAAACCACCAAATTAGCCTGCGCGCCGATAGCACCGTGGACGTCGTGCGTATCGTGCTTAGACGCCTAAAAGACACCGAGCCTAAACGCTGGTTTTATATCCAGCCCGTTTTTAAGTACCCGAGCGCCGAAATTTATCAAATCGGCGCCGAGTTAATCGGCGAAAGCGATCTGGCTACCAGCGTCAAGATCGCAAAGAAGCTTTTTGAGTCGTTTGATCTCGCGCCCGTGCTGCAAATCAGCCACATCGCTATCCCGCAGATCGTGTGCAGGCTATTAAATTTGCCTATTTCGATATTTGAGTACGGCGAGATCGAAAAAATCCTAAATCAAAACGAGGAGTGGCTAAAAAGGCTAGCCTTCGTAAATACTGTCACCGATATCGACGAGATTTTGTCGATAGTACCTGACGAGATAAAAACCGCGCTGCTTGAGATAAAAGAGCTGGCACAGGCGGTAAAATATGAAAATTTAAGAATTGTTCCGTTATATTATTCAAAGATGAGGTATTATGACAAGCTGTTTTTTAGATTTTTGGGCGGCAATGCCGTGCTAAGCGGCGGCGGCAACTACGAGATAGAAGGCATCAAAAGCAGCGGATTTGGCGTATATACCGACGCGTTAATCGAAAATTTAGATCAAAAGGAGAGAGTATGA
- a CDS encoding adenylosuccinate synthase has product MSKADVIVGVQWGDEGKGKIVDLLSGGYDMVCRCQGGHNAGHTIVVEGKKIALHQVPSGILHKNIINIIGNGVVLCPAEIIEELKQFGDVSGRLFISDKAHLNLPYHAQIDQAKEKAKGAHAIGTTGKGIGPAYSDKISRSGHRVGELKNPEKLCDAIMADFEANKAFLDVLGVKAPAREELLGELKSYEAALGKFIVDTTHMVWEAIDADKKILLEGAQGTLLDIDHGTYPFVTSSNTVTAGSCSGIGLSPKNVGEVIGIIKAYTTRVGNGAFPTEDMGEDGEKIRDIGREYGATTGRPRRTGWFDAVGVRYAARLDGVDKFALMKLDVLDGFKKVKICKAYEKNGKIIEYFPSDLEGVKPVYEELEGWDKVEGARKFEDLPANAKAFIKRIEEITGVKVGIVSTSPEREDTIVR; this is encoded by the coding sequence ATGAGCAAGGCTGACGTGATAGTGGGCGTGCAGTGGGGAGACGAAGGCAAGGGCAAGATCGTAGATCTGCTAAGCGGCGGCTACGATATGGTGTGCAGGTGTCAAGGCGGGCACAACGCGGGCCACACGATCGTCGTAGAGGGCAAGAAAATCGCACTGCATCAGGTCCCCTCAGGCATACTTCATAAAAATATAATAAACATCATCGGCAACGGCGTCGTGCTCTGCCCGGCCGAGATAATCGAAGAACTAAAGCAGTTTGGAGATGTTTCGGGACGACTATTTATCAGCGACAAGGCGCATTTAAATTTGCCTTATCACGCGCAAATCGACCAAGCCAAAGAAAAGGCCAAAGGCGCACACGCTATCGGCACGACGGGCAAGGGCATAGGGCCTGCGTATAGCGATAAAATCAGCCGTAGCGGACACCGCGTAGGGGAGCTGAAAAATCCCGAAAAGCTTTGCGACGCGATTATGGCCGATTTTGAGGCAAATAAAGCGTTTTTAGACGTTTTGGGCGTCAAAGCGCCTGCTCGCGAGGAGCTTTTGGGCGAGCTAAAGAGCTACGAAGCGGCGCTGGGTAAATTTATAGTAGATACCACGCACATGGTTTGGGAAGCCATAGACGCAGATAAGAAAATTTTACTCGAAGGAGCGCAGGGCACGCTGCTAGACATCGATCACGGCACGTATCCTTTCGTAACTAGCTCAAACACCGTAACCGCAGGCAGCTGCAGCGGTATCGGACTAAGCCCTAAAAACGTCGGCGAGGTGATCGGTATCATCAAAGCCTATACCACGCGCGTTGGCAACGGCGCCTTCCCGACTGAGGACATGGGTGAGGACGGCGAAAAGATACGCGATATTGGACGCGAATACGGCGCTACGACGGGCAGGCCGCGCCGCACGGGCTGGTTTGACGCAGTAGGTGTGAGATATGCGGCGAGGCTTGACGGCGTGGATAAATTTGCGCTGATGAAGCTTGACGTTTTAGACGGTTTTAAAAAGGTAAAAATCTGCAAAGCCTACGAGAAAAACGGCAAGATAATCGAGTATTTCCCAAGCGATTTGGAGGGCGTAAAGCCGGTCTATGAGGAGCTTGAGGGCTGGGATAAGGTAGAAGGAGCGCGTAAATTTGAGGATTTACCCGCAAATGCAAAGGCCTTTATCAAGCGCATCGAGGAGATCACGGGCGTAAAAGTCGGCATAGTATCTACTAGCCCGGAGCGTGAAGACACGATAGTTCGCTAA